A genomic region of Desulfosarcina ovata subsp. ovata contains the following coding sequences:
- a CDS encoding energy-coupling factor ABC transporter ATP-binding protein has protein sequence MTQPIYRIENLIQRYHGRPVLTIDRLEIQPASIMGLAGPNGSGKSTLLKLLAFTARPDEGQILFNGSPAAPFDDAVRFQVTLLTQEPYLMKRTVFNNIVYGLRVRGQCGDCTAVVHDAMTLVGLDPEVFAHRQWSELSGGEAQRVALAARLVLKPLVLLLDEPTASVDAASSELIRSASLNARREWGTTLVIASHDREWLYDVCDEVAQLFKGRLTGTGRINTLFGPWEPGDGGTWYKRLGNETRMAVSKPPHADAIAFIEPAVFRILTKDEYPAASEASIRGTVTRLSLERHSGFLFADVRVGAFTLVVRVEEAHLAAMTLHHGWPVTLAYRPERIRWQP, from the coding sequence TTGACCCAACCCATTTACCGGATTGAGAACCTGATCCAGCGCTACCATGGCCGACCGGTGCTGACGATCGACCGGCTGGAGATTCAACCGGCCTCCATCATGGGGCTTGCCGGACCCAATGGCAGCGGCAAGAGTACCCTGCTCAAATTATTGGCCTTCACCGCTCGACCGGATGAGGGGCAGATTCTGTTCAACGGTTCACCGGCCGCCCCTTTCGATGATGCGGTACGCTTTCAGGTCACCCTTTTGACCCAGGAACCCTACCTGATGAAGCGGACGGTCTTCAACAACATCGTTTACGGGTTGCGGGTCCGGGGGCAGTGTGGCGATTGCACGGCGGTTGTCCATGACGCCATGACCCTGGTCGGGCTGGATCCCGAGGTGTTTGCCCATCGCCAGTGGAGTGAACTGTCCGGCGGCGAAGCCCAGCGGGTGGCGCTGGCCGCGCGGCTGGTGCTGAAACCGCTCGTGTTGCTTCTTGACGAACCCACCGCCAGTGTGGATGCCGCTTCCAGTGAACTGATCCGGTCCGCGTCCCTGAATGCCCGACGCGAGTGGGGAACCACCCTGGTGATCGCCAGCCATGATCGGGAGTGGCTTTACGATGTGTGTGACGAGGTGGCGCAACTGTTTAAGGGGCGGTTGACCGGGACCGGCAGAATCAACACGCTTTTCGGCCCGTGGGAACCCGGCGATGGTGGGACCTGGTATAAGCGACTCGGCAACGAAACCCGGATGGCGGTATCCAAACCACCCCATGCGGACGCCATCGCCTTTATCGAGCCGGCGGTCTTCCGGATCCTCACAAAAGACGAATACCCCGCCGCCAGCGAGGCCTCGATCCGGGGCACGGTGACCCGTCTCTCCCTTGAGCGGCACAGCGGTTTTCTGTTTGCCGACGTCCGGGTGGGTGCCTTTACCCTGGTGGTGCGGGTTGAGGAGGCTCACCTGGCCGCCATGACCCTCCACCACGGATGGCCGGTGACCCTGGCTTACCGGCCCGAGCGAATTCGCTGGCAGCCCTGA
- a CDS encoding ABC transporter permease, producing the protein MDFILAGFIEAIRLLFGGDAQTWSAVSATLKVSTGSMLTSLLLGIPLGFILGYFDFPARRQARLLVDTALALPTVFIGLLVYAFISQRGPLGGMGLLFTLPGIGIGQTILALPVVTALSATAVESMDRHLRILLISLGASRRQLLISSLWEVRFGLLAAGLAAYGRVMTEVGISMMVGGNIKWHTRTITTAIALETGKGMFATGIALGLVLIAIAFVVNVSLSFLRKK; encoded by the coding sequence ATGGATTTCATTCTTGCCGGTTTTATCGAAGCGATCCGCCTGCTCTTCGGTGGCGATGCCCAGACGTGGTCGGCCGTCTCGGCAACGCTGAAGGTCTCCACCGGGTCCATGCTGACCAGCCTCCTGCTGGGAATCCCCCTTGGATTCATCCTGGGCTACTTCGATTTCCCGGCCCGGCGCCAGGCCCGGCTGCTGGTGGACACGGCCCTGGCCCTGCCCACGGTGTTCATCGGGCTGCTGGTCTATGCGTTTATTTCCCAACGCGGCCCCCTGGGGGGAATGGGGCTTTTGTTCACCCTTCCCGGCATCGGCATCGGCCAGACCATTCTGGCCCTGCCCGTTGTTACCGCCCTGAGCGCCACGGCGGTGGAGAGCATGGACCGTCACTTGCGCATCCTGCTGATCTCGCTGGGGGCCAGCCGGCGGCAGTTGCTGATCAGCAGTTTGTGGGAAGTTCGTTTTGGTTTGCTGGCCGCCGGTTTGGCGGCTTACGGCCGGGTAATGACCGAGGTGGGCATCTCCATGATGGTGGGCGGGAACATCAAATGGCACACCCGTACCATCACCACCGCCATTGCCCTGGAGACGGGCAAGGGGATGTTTGCCACCGGTATCGCATTGGGGCTGGTGTTGATTGCCATCGCCTTTGTGGTGAATGTGTCGCTCTCTTTTTTAAGGAAGAAATAG
- a CDS encoding substrate-binding domain-containing protein, whose translation MKKLTTVCIILALSLMVALPVMAADKVLMMATTTSTDNTGLLDYLRPHFTKATGIEWKWTAVGTGKALKHGENCDVDVLMVHAPAAEKEYVDKGALIDRREIMYNDFVIIGPASDPAGIRGKSVVDALASVRAKGAVFASRGDNSGTNKKEISLWKSAGGDLPEKESWYVQTGQGMLATINIANERNGYTMTDRGTYIKYADTMKGNPPLKVLVEGDAILLNQYSVLAVNPAHCQNAKYDLATAFSDWIAGAQGQKLIRDFKLLGKPLFVPNAK comes from the coding sequence ATGAAAAAACTGACAACGGTTTGTATAATCCTGGCACTGAGTCTGATGGTGGCCCTTCCGGTAATGGCTGCCGACAAGGTGTTGATGATGGCCACCACCACCAGCACGGACAACACCGGTCTGCTTGATTACCTGAGGCCCCATTTCACCAAAGCCACGGGAATCGAATGGAAGTGGACCGCCGTGGGTACCGGCAAGGCCCTCAAGCATGGTGAAAACTGTGATGTGGATGTGCTCATGGTGCATGCACCGGCGGCGGAAAAGGAATATGTGGACAAAGGGGCGCTGATCGACCGCCGGGAGATCATGTACAACGATTTCGTGATTATTGGCCCTGCGAGCGACCCGGCCGGGATCAGGGGCAAGAGCGTGGTTGATGCGCTTGCCTCCGTGCGTGCCAAAGGAGCGGTTTTTGCCAGTCGTGGCGACAACTCCGGTACCAATAAAAAGGAGATTTCCCTGTGGAAAAGTGCCGGCGGCGATCTTCCTGAAAAAGAGAGCTGGTACGTGCAGACCGGCCAGGGGATGCTGGCCACCATCAATATCGCCAACGAGCGGAATGGCTACACCATGACCGATCGCGGAACCTACATCAAATACGCCGACACCATGAAGGGCAACCCGCCGCTGAAGGTGCTCGTCGAGGGGGATGCCATCCTGCTCAACCAGTACAGCGTCCTGGCCGTCAACCCGGCGCATTGCCAAAATGCCAAATATGACCTGGCTACCGCCTTTTCGGATTGGATCGCCGGTGCCCAAGGCCAAAAGCTGATCCGTGATTTCAAGTTGCTCGGCAAGCCCCTTTTCGTCCCCAACGCGAAATAG
- the bamA gene encoding outer membrane protein assembly factor BamA has translation MISYPKNAGWIFYVLVLWMGFCGNSGSLAAEPTHSPNAPFTSDDATSVIDDIQVIINDRPHRQATYAQMARRLIRQKPGATITDAGIRASVEALTLSRRFSAIHVDTSDSHQGQTLVFTLTPYHYIKDIRIRGNPPLFDQDVLNAMTLYPGDPYARDQLAAQAVAIGNRYKREGYIDPQVSIEAIGQDEDEKETLVVNIRKGPAYQLGSLRFDGRRAISEFTLKRHMHVWRVTLLPGGSRFSSYHLKQDADALLALYRKKGFVDATLSYETRMADDSRHVDVTVTINEGKRTHVSMVGNHRFWNLTLKKDIVLFRDGNRNNIGVRRSIRNMKRRYRDAGFLDARIKAEILPSADAPESRQHIRFTIQEGPETLVESLDVSGNQALATKEIKKAVLTRPPGLLHDGAFVPETLEEDVFSVTTLYMQNGFQNRQVSPQLAYNADKSRVAVELAVNEGPRTMVRTIAINGLKGTGLSTGDAQKVLVHRVGAPFRQPALQAEKEAIASLVAEKGYPHATVDAQVAFSEDRSRADIVHRITPGPKVFLGEIFIAGNLRTDEGVIRRELGAQPGDPLALRTLYDGQRRLRDLDIFQSVNYRTLGLKERDEMVNLFVDIREKAPYYTEFGVGYESDSGLYGRASGGDRNFLGINKALSASGEISQTGYRVETRLTDPRFLGTRTTASLGIYNEEETEFNQTFGTRTTGGSLAFSRSWGAHLLSALNFSLERRDQFNVEDRVTDEANESTRTDFVITPSLRYDTRDSFVRPRKGVFSSFSVDISKGIDEDADNFVRYQIDNRIYRTPFEGITVAGLVRIGQVIAYGENGDVPDDQLFFLGGIQDVRGYGENLLRIDEEGDPVGGKTAMVGSLEVRVDLGMNLELTTFFDIGSVQNALVEAGSDSFRSSVGLGLRYITPIGPMGLLYGHKLNREEGEADGYWHISIGYSF, from the coding sequence TTGATATCATATCCGAAAAATGCCGGGTGGATTTTTTACGTCCTGGTCCTGTGGATGGGGTTTTGCGGAAACAGCGGAAGCCTTGCCGCCGAGCCGACCCATTCTCCGAACGCGCCGTTCACGTCAGACGATGCGACTTCGGTGATAGACGACATCCAGGTGATCATCAACGATCGTCCCCACAGGCAGGCGACCTACGCCCAAATGGCCCGACGCCTGATCCGCCAGAAGCCCGGTGCCACGATTACCGATGCGGGTATCCGGGCCTCCGTCGAGGCCCTTACCCTAAGCCGCCGTTTTTCTGCCATCCATGTGGATACGAGCGACTCCCATCAGGGCCAAACGCTGGTGTTTACCCTGACACCGTATCACTACATAAAAGATATCCGCATCCGTGGCAATCCCCCCCTGTTCGACCAGGATGTGCTCAATGCGATGACCCTCTATCCCGGCGATCCGTATGCCCGCGATCAGTTGGCCGCCCAGGCTGTGGCCATCGGCAACCGTTATAAAAGAGAAGGCTACATCGATCCCCAGGTATCCATCGAGGCCATCGGGCAAGATGAAGACGAAAAAGAGACACTGGTTGTCAACATCCGGAAAGGGCCCGCGTACCAACTGGGATCACTCCGGTTTGACGGACGCCGGGCCATATCGGAATTCACGCTCAAACGGCACATGCACGTCTGGCGAGTCACCCTGCTTCCCGGTGGCAGCCGGTTCAGCTCGTATCATCTCAAACAGGACGCCGATGCGCTGTTGGCCCTCTACCGCAAAAAAGGGTTCGTCGATGCAACGCTTTCTTATGAAACCCGCATGGCCGACGACAGCCGCCATGTGGATGTTACCGTCACGATTAACGAAGGAAAACGCACCCACGTCAGCATGGTGGGCAACCACCGATTCTGGAACCTGACCCTGAAAAAGGATATCGTTCTTTTCCGTGACGGCAACCGCAACAATATTGGCGTGCGCAGGAGCATCCGAAACATGAAGCGCCGCTACCGGGATGCGGGGTTTCTTGATGCCCGCATCAAGGCCGAGATCCTTCCGTCTGCCGATGCGCCGGAAAGCCGTCAACACATCCGCTTTACCATCCAGGAAGGACCGGAAACCCTCGTTGAATCGTTGGATGTCAGCGGGAACCAGGCACTGGCCACCAAGGAGATTAAAAAAGCGGTGCTCACCCGTCCACCCGGCCTGCTTCACGATGGGGCGTTCGTCCCCGAGACCCTGGAGGAAGACGTTTTCTCAGTCACCACCCTCTATATGCAAAACGGCTTTCAAAATCGTCAGGTGAGTCCCCAATTGGCTTATAATGCCGACAAAAGCCGGGTGGCTGTGGAACTGGCCGTGAACGAAGGCCCCCGGACGATGGTCCGTACGATTGCCATCAATGGTCTGAAGGGAACCGGACTCTCAACCGGTGACGCCCAAAAAGTACTGGTCCACCGGGTCGGCGCCCCGTTTCGCCAGCCGGCCCTGCAGGCGGAAAAGGAGGCCATCGCCAGCCTGGTTGCCGAAAAGGGCTACCCCCACGCCACGGTCGATGCCCAGGTCGCCTTCAGTGAAGACCGCAGCCGGGCCGACATCGTGCACCGCATCACACCAGGGCCTAAGGTCTTTCTGGGAGAGATCTTCATTGCCGGCAACCTTCGTACCGATGAAGGCGTAATTCGCCGGGAACTGGGCGCGCAACCGGGAGATCCGCTGGCCTTGCGCACCCTCTACGACGGCCAGCGTCGATTGAGGGATCTGGATATTTTTCAGAGCGTCAACTATCGCACCCTTGGTCTGAAGGAGCGGGACGAGATGGTCAATCTGTTCGTGGATATCCGGGAAAAGGCGCCCTATTACACCGAATTCGGGGTGGGGTACGAATCGGACAGCGGTCTCTATGGCCGGGCCTCCGGTGGCGACCGCAATTTTTTGGGAATCAACAAGGCCCTGTCGGCCAGTGGAGAAATCAGCCAAACCGGCTATCGGGTGGAGACCCGCCTGACCGATCCCCGCTTTCTGGGAACCCGCACGACAGCCAGCCTCGGCATCTACAATGAGGAAGAGACGGAGTTCAACCAGACCTTCGGCACCCGAACCACCGGCGGCTCCCTGGCCTTCAGCCGGAGCTGGGGCGCGCACCTGCTGTCGGCGTTGAATTTCAGCCTGGAGCGCCGCGACCAGTTCAACGTGGAAGACCGCGTCACCGACGAGGCCAATGAAAGTACCCGAACCGATTTCGTCATCACCCCATCCCTGCGCTACGACACCCGGGATTCCTTCGTGCGCCCCAGAAAAGGCGTCTTCTCATCGTTCAGTGTCGACATTTCCAAAGGCATCGACGAAGATGCGGACAATTTCGTGCGCTACCAGATTGACAACCGCATCTACCGGACCCCTTTCGAAGGCATCACCGTCGCTGGCTTGGTGCGGATCGGCCAGGTCATCGCCTATGGCGAGAATGGTGACGTGCCGGACGACCAGCTCTTTTTTCTGGGCGGAATCCAGGATGTGCGTGGCTATGGGGAAAACCTGCTGCGTATCGACGAGGAGGGCGATCCCGTGGGCGGCAAAACTGCCATGGTGGGCAGCCTGGAGGTGCGCGTCGACCTGGGGATGAATCTGGAACTCACCACCTTCTTTGATATCGGCAGTGTCCAGAACGCACTCGTGGAGGCGGGATCGGACAGCTTCCGTTCATCTGTCGGCCTCGGCTTGCGCTACATCACCCCCATCGGTCCCATGGGCCTGCTCTACGGCCATAAACTGAACCGGGAAGAGGGTGAAGCCGATGGGTATTGGCATATCTCCATTGGCTACAGTTTCTGA
- a CDS encoding helix-turn-helix transcriptional regulator, with translation MTQMLSTKEVAKFLGINEKMVYTLISEKGLPASKVTGKWIFPRHLVEQWVETNTVNYPQSERMLPPYDGLLVIAGSNDILLEKTLSIFNSRHPGHMAVFGNLGSVGGLNALRRNLCHLATSHLLQENGNEYNFDFLQRQFERMPVVVNFCKRDQGILLQKGNPHHISEVSDLGKSGLRIVNRSLATGTRLLFDRELKNVGLAGERISGYDHEVNRHMDVGLEILSGRADAGPGIRPVASLLGLDFLPLRQERYDLLVTRERFFDQGIQYFLSLLHEKAFIEAAEGMAGYDVSKSGKMIFPHELEPAETEETS, from the coding sequence ATGACACAAATGTTATCTACCAAAGAGGTGGCCAAGTTTTTGGGTATCAATGAGAAGATGGTCTACACCCTGATTTCGGAGAAGGGGCTGCCCGCATCCAAAGTGACGGGCAAGTGGATTTTTCCCCGCCATCTGGTTGAACAGTGGGTGGAGACCAATACGGTGAACTATCCCCAGAGCGAGCGAATGTTGCCCCCCTATGACGGCTTGCTGGTCATTGCCGGAAGCAACGATATTTTACTGGAGAAAACACTGTCCATTTTCAACAGCCGGCATCCGGGGCACATGGCCGTGTTCGGCAACCTGGGCTCCGTGGGGGGACTCAATGCCTTGCGCCGCAATTTGTGCCACCTGGCCACCAGTCATCTGCTTCAGGAGAACGGGAACGAGTACAATTTTGATTTCCTGCAGCGTCAATTTGAGCGTATGCCCGTTGTGGTCAATTTTTGCAAGCGGGATCAGGGAATTCTGTTGCAAAAAGGAAATCCTCATCATATTAGTGAGGTTAGCGACCTTGGAAAATCCGGCCTGCGCATCGTGAACCGTTCCCTGGCCACGGGAACCCGCCTCCTTTTTGATCGTGAACTCAAAAACGTGGGTCTTGCCGGTGAGCGGATCAGCGGTTACGACCATGAGGTCAACCGGCATATGGACGTCGGCCTGGAAATCCTGAGCGGCCGGGCCGATGCAGGGCCGGGCATCCGTCCGGTGGCGTCGCTGCTGGGGCTTGATTTTCTGCCCCTGCGTCAGGAACGCTATGATCTTCTGGTCACCCGGGAGCGTTTTTTCGATCAGGGAATCCAGTATTTTCTCAGCCTACTGCACGAAAAGGCCTTTATCGAGGCTGCCGAAGGGATGGCCGGTTACGATGTTTCCAAAAGCGGTAAAATGATTTTTCCCCACGAACTGGAACCCGCGGAAACCGAAGAGACGTCATGA
- a CDS encoding translocation/assembly module TamB has translation MRPLKKSLLLIVIALMVALPMLISGGYLWINSKLGRDWLQARINTGIPGSITIGTQRLRILTLGVDLDDVTLRDPQGHALAGFTHLAVRLAWHPLLQRELRVQSLLLQTPWAKLVQDPETGLSLIRALVQPDEKIAATEENDQGALPFNITCQSLKLTDGCLVFDAPGDDVHLTAEGMTLSASGDLMHRQALLDLQVQRLETTGTGIHPQPTRIRLNARLDGDRLEIPILQFAIGQTTLDLQAAIDQLVADPVVNGQVRLQSEFAELKDVLNLDGPYAGRLTGRLDLNGRLSDPAAHLVLALDTGQVAGHPLDRAEFAVVLKDRLATIGPAAWQLAGGAVRLDGTVDLRNAFPAGFLTSAPDVDAIAYNLSLTQTAPDLNPWMALASTIQGQLESRLTLAGSGVRPEACSARLTLNARGQNLLTTGMDQPIDASVDLEAQLDEGKLTLTRLDATSDDVSITGNARFEMDNQAIAGELRVQAWNLSRPLAVVGQPSVRGAGNAAITVGGDLHQPQFSIDLAATGLNVDGYPLGDLAIDAKMAADGILNLRRLDVKNRASRIWGSGRTRLIPGAGRIDPEFDNRLELTIDKAAISDFMPDPPLDGQWDARLKVSGPLKSLKAALRLDGTGIDIAGQPIESVNLDARFENQRIWLNRLAATLAPGETMVADGSVGLDKSLDLRLMTDGIALKSIQALQGRLPAQGLLRLGLRARGSLDDPDIDGQLTASAIRINEEPMADIDLSVSLNDHEARVKGHLNFGVDAVYDLQHGDFKGALIFDKTETAAYFRAFGRPEASGTLTGRIEASGNIHAIDEADTLAELSDLQLFFNNTPLIQSDRLALKLAGRQLTIPESELSLLSTGRLRVKGDARMDGDLDLSIAGRIPIAAIAVIREDLADATGQLVLDGRIEGSVTQPRIDARVELDRIAMTIPGLDQRLHDLGGRILIGTNTVRFEDVSGFLDTGTFRLTGRITHDSFTPTNLDLTLAARALPVAVPDTLSVLLNSDIRITGSNRQATAQGEIVLVEGSYYKDVKINLLQMAVTRQRSVSPASRPIQVPYFDKVNLDIGVSHRQPFQVENNLADLEISPDLTIGGTLALPIVSGRAEVTSGTVNFQRRTFTVNKGVIDFVNPYKTDAEIDIESETTIRDWTITLALQGTPDNLKLELSSVPSETNSDILSLILFGRTASELTAGEGGNQRSSSQIMAEMLADTFGEDIKKATGVDILEVETDSSEDDDAADVKVTVGKHLSNRITVKYAVESSDGELLQRAITEYKLLENILVSGFQDSKGVYGTELSFRIEFR, from the coding sequence ATGCGCCCCCTGAAAAAATCATTGCTGCTGATCGTGATCGCCCTGATGGTCGCCCTTCCAATGCTCATTTCGGGTGGGTACCTATGGATCAATTCCAAGCTGGGGCGCGATTGGCTGCAAGCACGCATCAACACGGGCATTCCCGGCAGTATTACCATAGGAACGCAGCGCCTGCGGATCCTCACGCTGGGGGTGGACCTGGACGATGTGACCCTTCGCGATCCCCAAGGGCACGCCCTGGCCGGATTCACCCATCTTGCCGTTCGTCTCGCCTGGCACCCGCTGTTGCAACGTGAACTCCGCGTGCAAAGCCTGTTGCTCCAAACCCCCTGGGCCAAGCTGGTCCAGGATCCGGAAACCGGCTTGAGCCTGATCCGCGCCCTGGTACAGCCGGATGAAAAAATTGCCGCGACCGAAGAAAACGACCAAGGCGCACTGCCGTTCAACATCACCTGCCAATCCCTGAAACTTACCGATGGCTGCCTGGTCTTCGATGCGCCGGGAGACGATGTCCATCTGACGGCCGAGGGCATGACCCTATCGGCCAGCGGCGATCTCATGCACCGGCAGGCCCTGCTTGATCTTCAGGTCCAACGGCTGGAAACCACCGGCACCGGCATTCATCCCCAACCGACCCGAATCCGGCTGAACGCTCGTCTGGACGGTGACCGGCTGGAAATTCCTATCCTTCAATTCGCCATCGGCCAGACCACCTTGGACCTTCAGGCGGCTATCGACCAACTGGTGGCCGACCCGGTGGTGAACGGCCAAGTGAGACTCCAAAGCGAATTTGCCGAACTGAAGGACGTTTTGAACCTGGACGGTCCCTATGCCGGCCGGTTGACCGGCAGGCTCGACCTGAACGGCCGGCTGAGCGACCCTGCTGCGCACCTGGTCCTTGCACTGGACACCGGCCAAGTGGCCGGCCACCCCTTGGATCGCGCCGAGTTCGCCGTCGTCCTCAAGGACCGTCTGGCCACCATCGGACCGGCAGCCTGGCAACTGGCCGGCGGGGCGGTGCGCCTGGACGGCACGGTCGACCTGCGGAACGCCTTTCCCGCCGGGTTTCTGACGTCGGCGCCGGATGTGGATGCGATTGCCTACAACCTGAGCCTGACCCAGACGGCGCCCGATCTGAATCCCTGGATGGCGTTGGCATCCACCATCCAGGGCCAATTGGAAAGTCGCCTAACCCTTGCCGGCAGCGGCGTGCGGCCCGAGGCGTGCTCGGCCCGCCTGACCCTGAACGCAAGGGGCCAAAACCTGCTGACCACCGGCATGGACCAGCCGATCGACGCCAGCGTGGACCTGGAGGCCCAACTGGACGAGGGCAAACTGACGCTGACCCGCCTGGATGCCACCAGCGACGATGTCTCCATCACCGGCAACGCCCGCTTTGAGATGGACAACCAGGCGATTGCCGGCGAGCTTCGGGTCCAGGCCTGGAATCTGTCGCGACCCCTGGCCGTTGTCGGGCAGCCGTCGGTCCGGGGCGCCGGCAACGCGGCCATCACCGTTGGCGGTGATCTGCACCAGCCCCAGTTCTCAATCGATCTTGCGGCCACGGGCCTTAACGTGGACGGTTACCCCCTCGGCGACCTGGCCATCGACGCTAAGATGGCCGCCGACGGCATTCTGAACCTGCGTCGCCTGGATGTTAAAAACCGGGCGTCCCGGATATGGGGCAGCGGCCGCACGCGCCTGATCCCGGGTGCCGGCAGGATCGATCCTGAATTCGACAACCGGCTGGAACTCACCATCGACAAGGCCGCCATCAGCGATTTCATGCCGGACCCGCCGCTCGACGGGCAATGGGATGCACGACTGAAGGTCAGTGGCCCATTGAAATCCCTGAAGGCGGCACTCCGTCTGGACGGCACGGGTATCGATATCGCCGGGCAGCCGATTGAATCAGTGAACCTCGACGCCCGATTCGAAAATCAGCGGATCTGGCTGAATCGGCTGGCGGCCACCCTGGCACCGGGCGAAACGATGGTTGCCGACGGATCGGTGGGGCTGGACAAAAGTCTCGATCTTCGTCTGATGACCGACGGCATCGCCCTGAAAAGCATCCAGGCGCTTCAAGGGCGCCTGCCCGCCCAAGGCCTGCTGCGACTTGGCCTCAGGGCCCGGGGCAGTCTCGACGATCCGGATATCGACGGTCAACTGACCGCATCGGCCATCCGGATCAATGAGGAGCCCATGGCGGATATCGATCTGAGCGTCAGTCTGAATGACCACGAGGCCCGGGTGAAAGGCCATCTCAATTTTGGCGTGGATGCGGTTTACGACCTGCAGCATGGGGATTTCAAAGGCGCGCTGATCTTCGATAAAACCGAAACCGCCGCCTACTTCCGGGCCTTCGGCAGGCCCGAGGCCAGCGGCACGCTCACCGGCCGAATCGAGGCTTCGGGAAATATCCATGCGATCGATGAAGCCGACACTCTGGCGGAACTGAGCGACCTGCAACTCTTCTTCAACAATACACCGCTGATCCAATCCGACCGACTGGCCCTGAAACTGGCCGGCCGGCAGCTGACCATTCCCGAATCGGAACTGTCCCTGCTCTCCACAGGCCGTTTGCGCGTCAAGGGCGATGCCCGAATGGACGGCGACCTCGATCTATCCATCGCCGGCCGGATTCCCATCGCCGCCATCGCAGTGATCAGGGAGGACCTGGCCGACGCCACGGGACAGTTGGTGCTGGACGGCCGGATCGAAGGATCGGTAACCCAGCCCCGCATCGATGCCCGAGTCGAACTGGACCGCATCGCCATGACCATCCCCGGGCTCGACCAGCGCCTGCACGACCTTGGCGGCCGAATCCTTATCGGCACAAACACCGTCCGGTTCGAGGATGTCAGCGGTTTTCTGGATACGGGCACGTTCCGGCTGACCGGCAGAATCACGCATGACTCATTCACCCCCACCAACCTTGATCTCACTCTGGCTGCCCGAGCCTTGCCGGTGGCGGTTCCCGACACCTTGAGCGTGCTGCTCAACAGCGACATCCGCATCACCGGAAGCAACCGGCAGGCCACGGCCCAGGGCGAAATCGTTCTGGTGGAGGGGAGTTACTACAAAGACGTCAAGATCAACTTGCTGCAGATGGCCGTCACCCGTCAACGGTCCGTGTCACCGGCATCCCGCCCTATTCAGGTTCCCTATTTTGACAAGGTCAACCTGGATATCGGAGTTTCCCATCGGCAGCCCTTTCAGGTGGAGAACAACCTGGCCGATCTGGAAATCAGTCCGGACCTGACCATCGGAGGCACCCTGGCCCTACCCATCGTCAGTGGCAGGGCAGAGGTTACCAGCGGCACGGTCAATTTCCAACGGCGGACGTTTACGGTCAACAAGGGTGTCATCGATTTCGTCAACCCCTATAAAACCGATGCGGAAATCGATATCGAAAGCGAAACCACCATCCGGGACTGGACCATCACCCTGGCGCTCCAGGGCACACCGGACAACCTGAAGCTTGAACTGTCGTCTGTGCCGTCGGAGACCAATTCGGATATTCTTTCGCTGATCCTTTTCGGCCGAACCGCCAGTGAACTGACCGCCGGCGAGGGCGGCAACCAGCGGTCCAGCAGCCAGATCATGGCCGAGATGCTTGCCGACACCTTTGGCGAGGATATCAAGAAAGCGACCGGCGTCGACATCCTGGAGGTGGAAACCGACAGCAGTGAAGATGATGACGCCGCCGATGTCAAAGTCACGGTGGGAAAACACCTCTCGAACCGAATAACCGTTAAATATGCCGTTGAAAGCAGCGACGGTGAACTCCTCCAGCGGGCCATTACCGAATACAAGCTGCTGGAGAACATTCTGGTCAGCGGATTTCAAGATTCCAAGGGGGTTTATGGAACAGAACTCTCTTTCCGGATCGAATTCAGATGA